In the Parashewanella tropica genome, GAACGTCAGCGACTGAAATTACCAGTGCCATTTCTTTTGAATGTCTAGCACAAGTTAAGAATGCCGCTTGTAGACTTGGCTCTGAATCCAATAACTTCAACAGTTGCTCTTTTTTATCAATTAAAGGTGCCGTGACAGTACGAGTTATCTCCGCCCCTAAAAGCCTTTTTCTAGCTTTAAACTCAGGGGGAACATTTACATGAGTTGGAGGGCTGGGTTGATGATTGTGAAACAGTTCCTCTTGTTCATCACTCTCTTTTTTCTGTAATTCAAATTCATTGTACTGCTGACTATCACAGGCTTTCCCTTCCTCATTTGAAGGAAACTGCGGTAGTAAATCAGAACTTGAAACGGCTTCCGGTGATGCAGACATAACTCCCCCTCGTAACAGTGGTTGAAGTTAATTTAACCGCATCATAGTATAAGAACACTTAATGGCGACTTGACCTCTGGTGAATTATTGGTCAAAAACAGAATAAGGATGTTGATAATGGTTTCTCCAATATATGCCGCACTTCTTACTTTGCTGCTGATCACATTGGCATTCAAGGTAATTTCACTTAGAAGAAAGCACCGAATTAGCATTGGTAATGGAGGGAATCAAGATCTTGCTGCAGCCCGTGCAGCAATGAGCAACGCTAGCGAATACATTCCTATTTTTTTAATTCTGTTATTCAGCTTTGAATATCTTTCTCAGTCTCCTCTGTTTACGCATTTAATTGGTAGCATATTCATCATTGGTCGATGTATGCATGCATTTGCGATTTCAAATCATACGCTTCAAGCTCGATTTTGGGGAATGATTTTGACTTTTAGTTGTTTAGTCGTATTAGCCGTTGCAGCATTCTTTTTGGTCTTCATCAACCGATAACAACACCGCTAAATAAGAGAAACTAGCCCCTGTGGATCATCAGATTGAGTGGATTTATCACGTTCACGAATGATTTTCTGGTCCTTATCGTATTGCAATACTTTAATAAAATCACTGCGATAGTTTTTCGTTGATATGCCTTTAAACCCCTGCTTTTTTTGAAAGCTTGGCTCTAACCAAACTTTACTGCCTTGCCATAACTTAACTTCTCTAGAGCCATCTATATTTTTTTCACATTTTGCCGCCAGCGAATTTATACCATCAATACTCAGATAAATATTTACGGTTGACGATACCACCTTCGGGTATCTTTGATTTTTTGCCAATTCAAGTAACATTTCAGATAAGAAAGGGTTGTTACCTTTCATCATATCCACGGCTTGCTGGCAGCAGTGGAAATACAATGTTATAGGCGTATTTTCAGGTAGACGAAGTTGCTCAAAAAGATGTAAGAAGTTTGCCGAAAAACTTTGGCCAGAGCTACCCAAAGGCGTAGGACCATGTCCAATTACATGAATAATACATTCTTTTTCATCAGTCATGGGGGTCAACTTTATAAAATCAAACTCTAATAAATGGCTTCTCCTATTCATTTCAAGCGTTATAAAATTTGCACTTGGTATACACCTCAGTGATTCACGACATTTTTGTAAATAACAAGGGTCATCTTTCAAAGTAACAACAGTAACATTTGCAGATAGAGTAGGTGGAGATAGCAGTGTTAAAATTCCAACTTCTGAAATAAAAAATCGAATAAGTTCTTTTTCATTAGAACTAAAAACCTTTTTTAATAACAAGTTGGCTTGTTGTCGGTTTCTAGCGAATAACTGCCTACAGGTTATTAGATCTGCTTCAGCCTGCTGACTTCCATTAAGCGTAAGCTCCTGTTTTAATGTTCTAAACCTCTCCTTTATTGTGGTAAATTGCTCCAAAGATACTGAATGGTATAGCTCAGGGGCACCGTTTTGCTCGATAAACTCTATTGAACAGCCAGCCTCAAACATCTGTATCAACTGTTCTTCATCGGCGTCTTGCATAAACTCGAAAAACACATCGTTCTCAGCTTTTGCAACCTTTTGCTTAACAATATTTTTCCATACTGCACTTCTAATGCTTTTATCTTTGTGCCAAACAAAGCCATAACTGGCAAATTCAAGTAAAATATCATGAGCACCATGCTGAGCAACCAGCATCATTGCTGAACGACGATCAGCCGCGCAATGAGTTGGATCTGCATGGTGTCTAAGTAAATACGAGATAATCGCTTGTTGTCGATGCTTGCAGGCAAAATATAAGGCAGTATGCCCCTCTGAATCGATACCATTAATATCTGATTTATCTAGAAGTAACTTCAAGTTATCAAGGGATAAATATCCACTAGCAATGGCTTCATTCAATACCCTTTGATTAAAACCTCTACACTCTTCGACAGTTTTAAGTGCATTAATAAGGGAAATGACGTGATTCTCCCATTTCAATTTAAGTAAAGAAATGAAAAAAGGTATGTCCGACTCTTTTACTAAAACACTTTCTTTTTTTGCAATAACTCGATAGCAAATAACAACTCATCTTTGGCTTTTATTTGTAGACATAAATAACAAAGGTCTCTAAGAAGATTGCACTGACTAATTAATACAATGAGCTGGTAAGTCAGTGATGATTGCTCTTCTTTAACCATAACTTCAAAATAGCGAAAACATAGCTGAACGCCTTCTTGCGTAGCTAACGTCATACAGCCACATGCTAGAGCTTGCTTAAATGGAAGCTTGAGTGATGAGACATTCACAAGTCTGGGACAATCTTGTTCAATGCTCCCTAATACATCGAAACGTCCATATTCAGCTAATAGTTGAACTATCGTTTTCCCTTGAAAGTACGGTATATCTCCACCATGACATTGTACAAGTTCAATCAATCTTTCTTTATCTAGAATCGTAAATTGAGAGACGATAGCAACCTTACTTTCATCGGCTTTATAGCGATAGCCATGACTGGAGGCTTTTGGAGGTAATCGAGAGTGAGTTTTCGTTTGAACTTGAAAAGGGTTGTGTCTCAACCTTTTTTCAGCCCCAAGAGAGTGCAGTGTGGCAATCATTGTGCCCCTGCGCATTTCATACGCATAGTCTAAAGGCGTTTTTCCATCATTATCTCGTGCATTAATGTCCACATGGTTTTCTTTCAATAAATGTAAATTATTACTCTCCCCTTCAAGGACACATAGATGAAAAAAGTTTTGCCCTTTTTCATTACAAATATTTGGGTTAGTTTTTAAAAATCCAGTAAGCTTTTTTTCATCTCCGTTGATTCGACGCACAGCAAATTGACCGGTCAAACCCTTCCAAATATGGGGTGGAGAAGTCTTTTGCGTCGCACTGGCAGTATCGTACCACTGTTCAGGGTAAACTCTTTGATATGCGGCCTTAGCTGCATAACTGTAACCGTCTGCACTCATAAATAAAGCTTGATATTGATAAAGTAGCTTCACTTTAGATGATGTTATGTCGAAATAAACAAGGATGAATCAAGATTAATCAGAGAAGTAAACGGTATTTAAGCCACTGTAAAGTTAAAAGCAAGCACTATTTTCAGACTTGAGAGTTTTACCTTTTATCAATTAAACAAGACAATAGCTTCAAACAATCCTGCTCCGACATATATTTGGGGACGGGATATAAATTATGGGCCTCTTTAAGGGCAAGCTCGCATATTCTTTGTAGATCAGATTGTTTTAGTTCCTTTACGACAGTTGGGATGTTCAATGTGCTACTTAGATCTTTCACAGCGTGAATGAAAGCCTGAGCTAGCTCTTGCTGGTTATCTCCATCAATACCTATTGCAATCGCTAGCTTTGATAACCGCTCTTCACACGTATCAGCATAAAATTCCAAAATATAAGGCAAAACTATAGCATTGGCTAAGCCATGAGGCACATGGTAGAGAGCCCCCAACTGATGTGCGATGGCATGTACATATCCAACTATGGCTTTATTAAAAGCTAACCCAGCGTAAGAACTCGCGTTAGCCATGGCTTGCCGTGCTTGAATTTCACTTCCGTTTTGATATGCGATGGGTAAATTTTTGAAAATCAACTTAATGGCAGTGATTGCGTAATCATCGGTTTCCTTGTCGGCATGAGTCGACAAATAAGCTTCAATGGCATGAGTTAACGCGTCCATTCCTGTAGCCGCAGTGATTGGCGAAGGGAGACCCAACATAAGATCTGCATCTAATGCCGCCGCCATAGGAACAAGCGCTGGTGAAACCGCAGGCTTTTTTAAACCGTTACTCATGGTGACCACTGAAGTCATGGTGACTTCAGAGCCTGTACCTGCGGTTGTTGGCACGACAAATAAAGGAAGGTTTCGCCGCCAAACCTTTAATACACCTGTAATTTGGCTCACTCGCTTGATTGTTCCAGATAAAATAGCGACAATCTTTGCGGCATCAATCACAGAGCCACCACCTAATGCAAGAACCACTTCGGCTTTGGATTGGCTCGCCAAAATGACCATTTGATCGATTAAACGCTCAGACGGATCAGGCTCTACCTCATCATAAACAATGACATCACACCCTTGATTTAATAATTGCTCTTCAACAGATTTGACAATGCCAAGCTTTGATAAGGTTTTGTCAGATACCAAAAAGACTCTTCGCCCTTGAGAGTTTGCCACTAACTCAAGTAGCGTTGATGTAGAGCCTGCACCTGAAAGCAATAATGGTTTCGGTATAGGCAAAATGTTCATCAACACTTTTATGCCCAGCATTAGGCTTTGGTAATAGTTTTTCTGAATAACGTTCATCGTAGCCTTCCTTTGGCACTGATTTTTCAATTAAGCGTTAAATTTTAAACTGACCGATATTTTGATTCAGATCTTGAGTCGCTTCTTCAAATAGTTGAATCGTTTGGTTTAGTTGCTGATTAGACTTTAGTGATTCTTCCGATAATTCTCTTACTTGCTCAGCATTAACAGCAACATCTTCTGCTGTGACCGCCTGCTGACTAACAGCAACAGTAATGTCTGTGGTTTGCGCTTTAATGGCACTGACGGCTTCGGTTATTCCCGTTAACGTTTTCTCTACTTGGGAAGTAAGATTTTCCCCCGTCTTAGCTTGATCAA is a window encoding:
- a CDS encoding iron-containing alcohol dehydrogenase: MNVIQKNYYQSLMLGIKVLMNILPIPKPLLLSGAGSTSTLLELVANSQGRRVFLVSDKTLSKLGIVKSVEEQLLNQGCDVIVYDEVEPDPSERLIDQMVILASQSKAEVVLALGGGSVIDAAKIVAILSGTIKRVSQITGVLKVWRRNLPLFVVPTTAGTGSEVTMTSVVTMSNGLKKPAVSPALVPMAAALDADLMLGLPSPITAATGMDALTHAIEAYLSTHADKETDDYAITAIKLIFKNLPIAYQNGSEIQARQAMANASSYAGLAFNKAIVGYVHAIAHQLGALYHVPHGLANAIVLPYILEFYADTCEERLSKLAIAIGIDGDNQQELAQAFIHAVKDLSSTLNIPTVVKELKQSDLQRICELALKEAHNLYPVPKYMSEQDCLKLLSCLIDKR
- a CDS encoding MAPEG family protein — its product is MVSPIYAALLTLLLITLAFKVISLRRKHRISIGNGGNQDLAAARAAMSNASEYIPIFLILLFSFEYLSQSPLFTHLIGSIFIIGRCMHAFAISNHTLQARFWGMILTFSCLVVLAVAAFFLVFINR
- a CDS encoding ankyrin repeat domain-containing protein gives rise to the protein MKWENHVISLINALKTVEECRGFNQRVLNEAIASGYLSLDNLKLLLDKSDINGIDSEGHTALYFACKHRQQAIISYLLRHHADPTHCAADRRSAMMLVAQHGAHDILLEFASYGFVWHKDKSIRSAVWKNIVKQKVAKAENDVFFEFMQDADEEQLIQMFEAGCSIEFIEQNGAPELYHSVSLEQFTTIKERFRTLKQELTLNGSQQAEADLITCRQLFARNRQQANLLLKKVFSSNEKELIRFFISEVGILTLLSPPTLSANVTVVTLKDDPCYLQKCRESLRCIPSANFITLEMNRRSHLLEFDFIKLTPMTDEKECIIHVIGHGPTPLGSSGQSFSANFLHLFEQLRLPENTPITLYFHCCQQAVDMMKGNNPFLSEMLLELAKNQRYPKVVSSTVNIYLSIDGINSLAAKCEKNIDGSREVKLWQGSKVWLEPSFQKKQGFKGISTKNYRSDFIKVLQYDKDQKIIRERDKSTQSDDPQGLVSLI
- a CDS encoding ankyrin repeat domain-containing protein produces the protein MKLLYQYQALFMSADGYSYAAKAAYQRVYPEQWYDTASATQKTSPPHIWKGLTGQFAVRRINGDEKKLTGFLKTNPNICNEKGQNFFHLCVLEGESNNLHLLKENHVDINARDNDGKTPLDYAYEMRRGTMIATLHSLGAEKRLRHNPFQVQTKTHSRLPPKASSHGYRYKADESKVAIVSQFTILDKERLIELVQCHGGDIPYFQGKTIVQLLAEYGRFDVLGSIEQDCPRLVNVSSLKLPFKQALACGCMTLATQEGVQLCFRYFEVMVKEEQSSLTYQLIVLISQCNLLRDLCYLCLQIKAKDELLFAIELLQKKKVF